The following proteins come from a genomic window of Acinetobacter baumannii:
- the dapF gene encoding diaminopimelate epimerase, translating into MLLEFTKMHGLGNDFMVVDLISQRAYLDTATIQRLADRHFGVGFDQLLIVEPPDVPEADFKYRIFNADGSEVEQCGNGVRCFARFVHERHLTNKTNITVQTKAGIVKPELGQNGWVRVNMGYPKFLPNEIPFVAEEPEALYTLELANDQNISIDVVNMGNPHAVTIVPDVLTADVAGIGPQVESHKRFPERVNAGFMQVIDDKHVRLRVFERGVGETLACGTGACAAAVSGMRRGLLANSVEVELAGGKLQIEWQEGDVVWMTGPTTHVYDGRLDLRYFQG; encoded by the coding sequence ATGTTATTAGAATTTACCAAAATGCATGGTTTAGGCAATGATTTCATGGTGGTTGATCTAATTAGCCAAAGAGCTTATTTAGATACTGCAACAATTCAACGTTTGGCAGACCGACACTTTGGTGTGGGGTTTGATCAGCTTTTAATTGTTGAACCACCAGATGTACCCGAAGCTGATTTTAAATACCGTATTTTCAATGCAGATGGTTCTGAGGTTGAGCAATGTGGTAATGGTGTGCGTTGTTTTGCCCGTTTTGTCCACGAACGTCATTTAACCAATAAAACCAACATTACCGTACAAACCAAAGCGGGTATTGTAAAGCCAGAGCTTGGGCAAAATGGTTGGGTGCGTGTAAATATGGGTTACCCAAAGTTTCTACCAAACGAAATTCCATTTGTTGCCGAAGAGCCAGAAGCTTTATATACCCTTGAGCTGGCAAATGACCAAAACATTAGTATTGATGTGGTCAACATGGGTAACCCACACGCGGTCACTATAGTTCCAGATGTGCTTACTGCTGATGTAGCAGGTATTGGCCCGCAAGTTGAATCACATAAACGTTTCCCTGAACGCGTTAATGCTGGTTTCATGCAAGTGATTGATGACAAGCATGTTCGCTTACGTGTATTTGAACGTGGTGTGGGTGAAACACTTGCGTGTGGTACAGGAGCTTGTGCTGCTGCGGTAAGTGGCATGCGCCGTGGTCTACTTGCGAACTCTGTAGAAGTTGAACTTGCTGGCGGTAAGCTACAAATTGAATGGCAAGAAGGCGATGTGGTCTGGATGACTGGTCCAACAACTCATGTATATGATGGACGTTTGGATTTACGTTATTTCCAAGGTTAA
- the lysA gene encoding diaminopimelate decarboxylase — translation MSFTRINGVLHAEQCSLEQLAQQFGTPLYVYSKAAFEKHYLDMDRAFDFIDHQICFAVKSNSNIAVLNVLAKLGAGFDIVSGGELARVLKAGGDASKIVFSGLGKTEADIETSLNVGIACFNVESYAELDRIQKVAARLGKKAPISLRVNPDVDAKTHPYISTGLKENKFGIPSDAVYETYQYAASLPNLEIVGIDCHIGSQLTETKPFVDALDRVIVMIDELKKLGINLKHIDIGGGLGVCYKDETPPSVEEYANSMKPALEKLGLKVYMEPGRSISANAGVLLTKVDLLKPTTHRNFAIIDAAMNDLIRPALYEAWMDIQPVVPRTDTVEKTWDLVGAICETGDFIGKDRSLALQENDLLTVLGAGAYGFVMSSNYNTRGRAAEVMVSGEKSYLIRERETVESLWEKERLLPEE, via the coding sequence ATGAGTTTCACCCGCATTAATGGAGTATTGCATGCAGAGCAATGCTCTCTAGAGCAGCTTGCGCAGCAATTTGGCACACCGTTATATGTTTATTCAAAAGCAGCTTTTGAAAAACATTATTTAGATATGGATCGTGCCTTTGACTTTATTGATCATCAAATTTGTTTTGCGGTGAAGTCGAACTCAAATATAGCTGTTCTTAATGTTTTGGCAAAACTTGGTGCGGGTTTTGACATTGTGTCTGGTGGTGAGCTAGCACGTGTTTTAAAAGCAGGTGGCGATGCTTCTAAAATTGTTTTTTCAGGTTTAGGTAAAACTGAAGCTGATATTGAAACGTCATTAAATGTAGGTATTGCCTGTTTTAATGTCGAGTCTTATGCAGAGTTGGACCGTATTCAAAAAGTAGCAGCTCGCCTAGGCAAAAAAGCGCCTATTTCTTTACGTGTAAATCCTGATGTCGATGCAAAAACGCATCCTTATATTTCAACAGGATTAAAAGAAAATAAATTTGGTATTCCAAGTGATGCAGTTTATGAAACTTATCAATATGCTGCATCTTTACCTAACCTTGAAATCGTAGGTATTGATTGCCACATTGGTTCACAGCTCACTGAAACTAAACCATTTGTTGATGCTTTAGACCGTGTCATTGTGATGATTGATGAGTTGAAAAAACTAGGCATTAATCTGAAACATATCGATATCGGTGGTGGTTTAGGGGTTTGTTATAAAGATGAAACACCGCCAAGTGTTGAAGAATATGCAAACTCTATGAAGCCGGCTTTAGAAAAATTAGGCTTGAAAGTTTATATGGAGCCGGGTCGTAGCATCAGTGCAAATGCAGGTGTACTTTTAACCAAAGTTGATTTGCTTAAACCAACGACGCATCGTAACTTCGCGATTATTGATGCAGCAATGAATGATTTAATTCGTCCTGCTTTATATGAAGCTTGGATGGATATTCAACCTGTTGTACCACGTACAGATACCGTAGAAAAAACTTGGGATTTGGTTGGTGCAATTTGTGAGACAGGTGATTTCATTGGTAAAGACCGCTCACTCGCATTACAAGAAAATGACTTGTTGACTGTACTTGGTGCCGGGGCTTATGGTTTTGTCATGAGCTCAAATTACAACACGCGTGGCCGTGCAGCAGAAGTCATGGTATCAGGTGAAAAAAGCTATTTAATTCGTGAACGTGAAACGGTTGAGTCGCTTTGGGAAAAAGAACGTTTATTGCCTGAGGAGTAA
- the lptM gene encoding LPS translocon maturation chaperone LptM, with protein sequence MRRVICLISLLSSSILLSACGQSGALQLPSDPNYDKRAKYLLYRNKEQKQVVQQDEQAEQSVESSAAQPQTTSP encoded by the coding sequence ATGCGTCGTGTCATTTGCCTCATCAGTTTATTGAGCAGCAGTATTTTGCTTAGCGCTTGCGGTCAGTCAGGAGCATTGCAGCTACCTTCTGATCCAAATTATGACAAACGTGCAAAATACTTGCTCTATCGTAATAAAGAACAGAAACAAGTTGTGCAACAAGATGAACAGGCTGAACAGTCAGTCGAATCATCAGCCGCTCAACCACAAACTACATCACCTTAA
- a CDS encoding amino acid permease: protein MSNQNLSDPHEQGELHRSLSNRHLQLIAIGGAIGTGLFMGSGKTISLAGPSILFIYMIIGLMVFFVMRALGELLLSNLTYKSFIDFSTDLIGPWAGYFVGWTYWLCWITIGIADLSAIIYYLQFFNNGLPFSPVEGAMISVAAIVFIMGLNLLTVRLFGELEFWFALIKILAIIILIAVGLWMIFTGFTSTTGEVASFTHLWANGGFFPTGVHGFLAGFQIAIFAFVGVELVGTTAAETKDPERNLPKAINSIPIRIIIFYVLALLIVMSVTPWNRIDPAISPFVNLFSQAGVAAAAILMNLVVLSSVMSSMNSGVFSTSRMLFGLSREDQGPKAFGKLNRRAVPANALYFSAACLLLGAALQYFVPNTVEAFTLATTLSTILFICVWLLIIWSYIRYYTTRPELHAKSTFKLPGGLFTCWITIIFFIGMIYVLSLEPDTFKALKVSPIWFVILIIGYFFFYKPRHKK, encoded by the coding sequence ATGTCGAATCAAAATCTGAGCGACCCTCATGAACAAGGTGAGCTCCATCGTAGTCTCTCTAATCGGCATTTACAGCTGATCGCGATTGGTGGTGCCATCGGTACCGGATTATTTATGGGTTCAGGTAAAACAATTAGTCTTGCCGGACCTTCTATCTTATTTATTTATATGATTATTGGTTTGATGGTGTTTTTTGTCATGCGTGCGCTTGGCGAACTTCTTCTGTCAAATTTAACCTATAAATCATTTATTGATTTTTCTACCGATTTAATTGGCCCATGGGCTGGTTACTTCGTGGGTTGGACCTACTGGTTGTGTTGGATCACGATTGGTATCGCCGATCTGTCTGCAATTATTTATTACTTACAGTTCTTCAATAATGGCTTACCTTTCTCGCCTGTTGAAGGCGCAATGATTAGTGTTGCCGCGATTGTGTTCATTATGGGATTGAACTTATTAACAGTTCGATTGTTTGGTGAATTAGAGTTCTGGTTTGCACTTATTAAAATCCTTGCGATTATTATTTTAATTGCAGTGGGTCTGTGGATGATCTTTACAGGCTTTACGTCTACTACAGGTGAAGTCGCTTCATTTACTCATCTTTGGGCAAATGGCGGTTTCTTCCCAACAGGTGTGCATGGCTTCTTGGCTGGTTTCCAGATTGCAATTTTTGCTTTCGTGGGTGTTGAACTTGTGGGAACAACAGCCGCGGAAACTAAAGACCCTGAGCGTAATTTGCCTAAAGCGATTAACTCAATTCCAATCCGTATCATTATTTTCTATGTATTGGCGCTACTCATTGTAATGTCAGTAACACCATGGAACAGAATTGATCCAGCGATCAGTCCATTTGTAAACCTGTTTAGTCAAGCAGGGGTAGCGGCAGCCGCGATTTTGATGAACTTGGTGGTATTGTCATCAGTCATGTCATCCATGAACAGTGGTGTATTCTCAACAAGTCGTATGTTGTTTGGTTTATCTCGTGAAGATCAGGGGCCAAAAGCTTTTGGTAAGCTTAACAGACGTGCAGTACCGGCAAATGCATTGTATTTCTCTGCTGCGTGTTTATTGTTAGGTGCAGCATTACAGTATTTTGTACCAAATACAGTTGAAGCATTTACGCTTGCAACAACACTTTCAACGATTCTCTTCATCTGCGTATGGTTGCTTATTATCTGGAGTTACATCCGTTATTACACCACGCGTCCTGAACTGCATGCCAAATCAACATTTAAATTGCCAGGTGGCTTATTTACATGTTGGATCACGATTATTTTCTTTATTGGTATGATTTACGTATTGTCTTTAGAGCCAGACACCTTTAAAGCGCTTAAAGTCAGCCCAATTTGGTTTGTTATTTTGATCATTGGTTATTTCTTCTTCTATAAACCACGTCATAAAAAATAA
- the radA gene encoding DNA repair protein RadA has product MSKVKTVYRCEQCGADHLKWAGQCSECGEWNCLNEVKLESTTAHRARPKVGGYAGQVANITTLNKVSVSHETRLPTGISEFDRVLGGGLVTGSVVLIGGDPGIGKSTILLQTATHMASAKSSALYITGEESLSQVALRAQRLDLPTDQLKVMAETCVERICEVLEQERPVVAILDSIQTLYTETLQSAPGGVSQIRESAALLTRYAKNSGTALFIVGHVTKEGALAGPRVLEHMVDCVLYFEGQSDSRYRMIRAVKNRFGAVNELGVFGMTDKGLREVANPSAIFLSRYDEAIPGSIVMISREGTRPLLVEVQALVDDAQGQPRRVALGLEQNRLNMLLAVMHRHGGVQTTGQDVYVNIVGGLKITETGSDLAVLLACASSLRTKALPQQLAVFGEVGLSGEIRPVPNGQERLKEAAKHGFKYVILPRGNAPQKAIPGVQVIAVARLHEALTEAMQLSDELT; this is encoded by the coding sequence ATGAGCAAAGTCAAAACCGTTTACCGTTGCGAGCAATGTGGTGCCGATCATCTAAAATGGGCAGGTCAATGTTCAGAGTGTGGTGAATGGAATTGTCTTAATGAAGTCAAACTAGAATCCACCACTGCTCATCGTGCACGTCCTAAAGTTGGGGGTTATGCGGGTCAAGTCGCCAATATTACAACGCTTAATAAAGTCTCTGTTTCTCATGAAACCCGTTTACCAACAGGTATTAGCGAATTTGACCGTGTGCTTGGTGGTGGCTTGGTGACAGGTTCTGTAGTACTCATTGGTGGTGACCCGGGTATTGGTAAATCGACCATTCTTTTACAAACAGCAACTCACATGGCAAGTGCAAAAAGTTCTGCACTTTATATTACGGGTGAGGAATCGCTGTCACAGGTTGCCTTACGCGCCCAACGCCTTGACCTGCCAACAGACCAGCTAAAAGTCATGGCTGAAACTTGTGTCGAACGCATTTGTGAAGTTTTAGAACAAGAACGTCCTGTTGTCGCAATCTTGGACTCTATCCAAACGCTTTACACAGAAACGCTTCAATCTGCGCCGGGTGGGGTTTCACAAATTCGTGAATCTGCTGCGTTATTAACCCGTTATGCAAAAAATAGTGGCACAGCGCTATTTATTGTTGGTCACGTGACCAAAGAAGGTGCATTGGCAGGTCCTCGTGTTTTAGAACACATGGTGGACTGCGTACTTTACTTTGAAGGCCAATCAGACTCACGTTATCGAATGATTCGTGCAGTGAAAAACCGTTTTGGTGCAGTCAATGAGCTTGGCGTATTTGGCATGACCGATAAAGGCTTACGTGAAGTGGCTAACCCTTCTGCTATCTTTTTAAGTCGTTATGACGAAGCCATTCCCGGTTCAATTGTCATGATTAGCCGTGAAGGAACTCGCCCACTTTTAGTTGAAGTTCAGGCTTTAGTCGATGATGCTCAAGGACAACCAAGACGTGTTGCACTTGGTCTTGAACAAAACCGTTTAAACATGCTGCTTGCTGTTATGCATCGTCATGGGGGTGTACAAACCACCGGACAAGATGTGTATGTCAATATTGTAGGTGGTTTAAAAATTACCGAAACAGGTTCGGACTTGGCTGTTTTACTTGCATGTGCTTCGAGTTTGCGAACAAAAGCCTTACCTCAGCAGCTTGCAGTTTTTGGTGAAGTTGGGCTTTCAGGTGAAATCCGCCCTGTACCTAATGGTCAGGAACGTTTAAAAGAAGCAGCAAAACATGGGTTTAAATACGTCATTTTACCAAGAGGTAATGCCCCGCAAAAAGCAATTCCGGGCGTACAAGTGATTGCTGTTGCCCGCCTGCATGAAGCCTTGACTGAGGCGATGCAACTTAGTGATGAATTGACATAA
- a CDS encoding Tim44 domain-containing protein, whose protein sequence is MEVHQRGLITGILMAALAISPLAEAKRAGGGKSHGMARSTTSSQSYQQPRQVTPVQQPATAPQRSGPGVGSMVAAGVAGAAVGAVAANALADDKSTSAEHQVTQPGNEQAVQAQEEKKGGIPGWLWVLLAAAVAFFVFRKLGSKKKLAANNPYAPNNGGQNPFGRSAAPTNTGDNTNIFGQSVGGGAATQAPFGSATTNSGNQLPDGSEPASFLRVARQRFNHIQSINSASNIEEIRRYLTPELYNSMYNDIMENQDQDVAEFSNLNAMVVDSATENGQYIVSVRFTGTVSEDLNSLPQPFTEIWHFVKPVGSQQDWVVAGIQQA, encoded by the coding sequence ATGGAAGTACACCAGCGTGGCTTGATTACCGGTATTTTAATGGCTGCTTTAGCAATTTCTCCGCTTGCTGAAGCTAAACGTGCAGGTGGTGGTAAAAGCCACGGTATGGCACGTTCTACTACTTCAAGCCAGTCTTATCAACAACCTCGTCAAGTGACTCCAGTTCAACAACCTGCTACAGCACCTCAGAGATCTGGTCCGGGTGTTGGTTCAATGGTTGCCGCTGGTGTGGCTGGTGCTGCCGTAGGTGCTGTTGCAGCAAATGCTTTAGCAGATGACAAATCAACATCAGCTGAACACCAAGTAACTCAACCGGGTAATGAACAAGCTGTTCAAGCCCAAGAAGAGAAAAAAGGTGGTATTCCTGGCTGGCTTTGGGTATTACTTGCAGCTGCTGTAGCTTTCTTTGTATTCCGTAAATTGGGATCAAAAAAAAAATTAGCAGCTAATAACCCTTATGCACCAAATAATGGCGGTCAAAACCCATTTGGCCGCTCGGCAGCTCCAACCAATACAGGTGACAATACCAATATCTTTGGTCAATCTGTAGGTGGCGGTGCAGCAACACAAGCTCCTTTTGGTAGCGCAACGACGAATAGCGGTAACCAATTACCAGATGGTAGTGAGCCTGCTTCTTTCTTACGCGTTGCCCGTCAGCGTTTTAACCACATTCAGTCAATCAATAGTGCAAGTAACATTGAAGAAATTCGTCGTTACTTAACCCCTGAACTTTACAACTCTATGTATAACGACATCATGGAGAACCAAGATCAGGACGTTGCTGAGTTTAGTAACTTAAATGCAATGGTTGTAGACAGTGCGACTGAAAATGGTCAATACATTGTGAGCGTACGTTTCACAGGTACAGTAAGTGAAGATTTAAACAGCTTGCCACAGCCATTTACTGAAATCTGGCACTTTGTAAAACCTGTTGGTTCACAGCAAGATTGGGTTGTTGCAGGTATTCAACAAGCCTAA
- the epmA gene encoding EF-P lysine aminoacylase EpmA, which translates to MSLSYQPTCSIDALKARAKLYTQIRQFFAERGVMEVETPVVSQAGVTDVHLASVQALRHINGKLQTQYLQTSPEFAMKRLLASGSGPIYQICKVFRDDEHGRKHNSEFTMLEWYRPGLDLKALMHETADLLQTCLQHRFGEVRPFILSYKHAFQDRLDINPLQATLKQLKDTANRVGLNLDLGDDRLAYMDLLFSHFVEPSLGFDAPVFLTDFPPEMASLAKVKLDEDGEEVAARFEVYIEGLELANAYDELLDSDVLRSRFEADNAERAKQGLHVMPLDEHLLAALPHMPECSGIALGVDRLLMVATDQLKIEKVIAFPAEIA; encoded by the coding sequence ATGAGTTTAAGTTATCAACCTACTTGTTCAATTGATGCTTTAAAGGCTCGTGCCAAGCTCTATACCCAAATCCGTCAGTTTTTTGCAGAACGTGGGGTCATGGAAGTTGAAACACCCGTGGTTTCACAAGCAGGTGTGACTGACGTACATTTAGCCTCGGTTCAGGCTTTACGTCATATCAATGGCAAATTGCAGACTCAGTATTTACAGACTTCGCCTGAATTTGCCATGAAACGTCTACTGGCAAGTGGCAGCGGACCGATTTATCAAATCTGTAAGGTTTTCCGAGACGATGAGCACGGGCGCAAACACAACAGTGAATTTACCATGCTTGAATGGTACCGTCCGGGTCTGGACTTAAAAGCGTTAATGCACGAAACAGCCGATTTATTACAAACCTGTTTGCAGCATCGTTTTGGCGAAGTTCGTCCATTTATTTTAAGTTATAAGCATGCTTTTCAGGACCGTTTAGATATTAACCCGTTGCAAGCGACTTTGAAGCAACTTAAAGACACAGCAAATCGTGTTGGGTTAAATCTCGACTTGGGCGATGACCGTTTAGCTTATATGGATTTGTTGTTTTCTCATTTTGTTGAACCAAGTTTAGGGTTTGATGCACCTGTCTTTTTAACTGACTTTCCTCCAGAAATGGCATCTTTGGCAAAAGTGAAATTAGATGAAGATGGTGAAGAGGTCGCAGCGCGTTTTGAGGTTTATATCGAAGGCTTAGAGCTTGCCAATGCCTATGATGAATTGCTCGATTCAGACGTGTTGCGTTCTCGCTTTGAAGCAGATAATGCAGAGCGAGCTAAACAAGGACTTCATGTCATGCCATTAGATGAGCACTTGTTGGCTGCGTTACCTCATATGCCTGAATGTTCAGGGATCGCTTTAGGAGTTGATCGATTACTCATGGTTGCAACCGATCAACTTAAAATTGAAAAAGTCATCGCATTTCCAGCCGAAATTGCCTAA
- a CDS encoding 4-phosphoerythronate dehydrogenase yields the protein MKIVADENLAFTDYFFSEFGDIQHKAGRTLTHTDVQDAEALLVRSVTAVNESLIQNTALKYVGSATIGTDHLDIQALEKQGITWANAAGCNAQAVAEYVITALLHLDASLLEQQEKFTLGIVGLGNVGKRLAYMAQLLGWKVIGFDPFVQLDSIENVSFQILLQQANAVSIHVPLTKKGEHATYHLFDEKAFAAFQPNTILINSARGPVVKEAALIEDIQRTQRKVVLDVFEHEPVISEELLNMLALATPHIAGYSLEGKARGTQMIYEAFCQKFGYDINKRFETQLPACEDYFSGHDLKAVLKQKISQIYDIAQDDANIRACVKEGKVEQKAFDLLRKNYPLRREWAAHGGPQA from the coding sequence ATGAAAATCGTCGCAGATGAAAATTTGGCGTTTACCGATTACTTTTTTTCAGAGTTTGGCGATATTCAACATAAAGCAGGGCGCACCTTAACGCATACAGACGTACAAGATGCTGAAGCTTTATTGGTTCGTTCAGTCACCGCAGTAAATGAAAGTTTAATTCAAAATACCGCCCTAAAATATGTGGGCAGTGCCACAATCGGGACCGATCATTTAGATATTCAAGCTTTAGAAAAGCAGGGCATTACATGGGCCAATGCCGCAGGTTGTAATGCACAGGCGGTTGCTGAATATGTGATTACAGCTTTACTGCATTTAGATGCTAGCCTTTTAGAACAACAAGAAAAATTTACGCTAGGTATTGTGGGTCTTGGCAATGTTGGTAAGCGCTTGGCCTATATGGCTCAGTTGCTTGGTTGGAAAGTGATTGGCTTTGACCCCTTTGTACAGTTAGATTCAATTGAAAATGTAAGCTTTCAAATCTTGTTGCAACAAGCTAATGCAGTTTCAATTCATGTACCGCTGACCAAAAAAGGCGAACATGCGACGTATCATCTGTTTGACGAAAAAGCTTTTGCAGCGTTTCAACCGAACACGATTTTAATTAATAGTGCACGCGGTCCGGTCGTAAAAGAAGCCGCTTTAATCGAAGACATTCAACGTACCCAGCGTAAAGTTGTACTTGATGTATTTGAGCATGAGCCAGTGATATCTGAAGAGCTTTTAAATATGTTGGCTTTGGCGACACCGCATATTGCAGGTTATAGCTTGGAAGGAAAAGCGCGTGGTACGCAAATGATTTATGAAGCGTTTTGTCAAAAATTTGGATATGACATTAATAAGCGTTTCGAAACCCAGTTACCTGCATGTGAAGACTATTTTTCAGGACATGATTTAAAAGCAGTGTTAAAGCAAAAAATATCTCAAATTTATGATATTGCTCAAGATGATGCCAACATCCGTGCCTGTGTTAAAGAGGGCAAGGTAGAGCAAAAAGCATTTGATTTATTACGTAAGAATTATCCGCTGCGCCGTGAATGGGCAGCTCACGGGGGACCACAGGCATGA
- a CDS encoding YkvA family protein encodes MSWVQSIKEWAKRLKKQIIMLWFASRHPQMPWLPKIIAVVAVAYAFSPIDLIPDFIPILGFIDDAVILPILIWLAVRFTPQQVIFDAEQQAKEWLDEHEKRPKNYLVAVLIILIWLTLAVMAYFYFGGGL; translated from the coding sequence ATGTCTTGGGTACAATCAATAAAAGAATGGGCAAAACGTCTAAAAAAACAAATTATTATGCTTTGGTTTGCCTCAAGGCATCCTCAAATGCCGTGGTTACCCAAAATTATTGCTGTGGTGGCGGTGGCTTATGCGTTTAGTCCAATCGACTTAATTCCAGACTTTATTCCTATTTTAGGCTTTATTGATGATGCGGTTATTTTACCCATACTGATTTGGTTAGCAGTTCGTTTTACGCCTCAACAAGTCATTTTCGATGCTGAACAACAAGCTAAAGAATGGCTAGATGAACATGAAAAGCGGCCAAAAAACTATTTGGTTGCCGTACTTATTATTTTAATTTGGCTCACACTTGCCGTGATGGCTTACTTTTATTTTGGCGGTGGTTTGTAA
- the fdhD gene encoding formate dehydrogenase accessory sulfurtransferase FdhD gives MTPHAYGVETLPVQRFNKTESENVLDHIVQEYPIALVYNGISHAVMMATPTDVDLFAKGFSLSEGILTGLKELYALEVHQNELGITVEMTISSRAFAALKEHRRMMVGRTGCGLCGIESLEQFQLDVPKITTHASKIWLEQIPSAISHLKTQQEITALTGGAHAAAWVVDGQIVALFEDVGRHNALDKLLGYLAQENYDTSLGFVVMTSRASYELIRKCAQLNISLLASISAPTSMAIQLAKQSGLTLASFCRGDGFVLYTEI, from the coding sequence TTGACACCACATGCTTATGGGGTTGAAACATTGCCAGTACAGCGGTTTAACAAAACCGAATCTGAAAATGTCTTAGATCATATTGTGCAAGAGTACCCAATTGCCTTGGTATATAACGGTATTTCGCATGCGGTGATGATGGCGACACCGACTGATGTCGATTTATTTGCCAAAGGTTTTAGTCTTTCGGAAGGAATTTTAACTGGCTTAAAAGAGCTCTATGCCCTTGAGGTGCATCAAAATGAATTAGGCATTACGGTGGAAATGACCATTTCATCAAGAGCATTCGCCGCCCTAAAGGAACATCGCCGTATGATGGTAGGCCGTACAGGCTGCGGTTTATGTGGAATTGAAAGCTTAGAGCAGTTTCAGTTAGACGTGCCAAAAATTACAACGCATGCATCAAAAATATGGCTTGAGCAAATTCCGAGTGCTATTTCCCATTTAAAAACTCAACAAGAAATTACTGCTTTAACGGGTGGGGCGCATGCCGCAGCGTGGGTAGTTGACGGTCAAATCGTGGCTTTATTTGAAGATGTTGGCCGCCATAATGCCTTAGACAAATTGCTCGGTTATTTAGCGCAAGAAAACTACGACACCAGTTTAGGTTTTGTGGTGATGACCAGTCGGGCAAGTTATGAACTGATACGAAAATGTGCTCAGCTCAATATTAGCTTGCTTGCTTCAATTTCAGCACCTACCAGTATGGCCATTCAGTTAGCCAAGCAATCAGGCCTGACTTTGGCAAGCTTTTGTAGGGGCGATGGATTTGTTTTATATACGGAAATATAA